In one window of Caballeronia sp. TF1N1 DNA:
- a CDS encoding fumarylacetoacetate hydrolase family protein yields the protein MSYVFPPAPAAAVPVDGSSVQFPVRRIYCVGRNYEAHAREMGHDPDREPPFFFSKPADAVLYVAPGATGEFPYPSQTKNLHFEMELVAAIGKQGKDIPADEALDYVYGYALGLDMTRRDLQAEAKKMGRPWDTAKGFDRSAPIGPIHPVSKVGHLEKSAIWLTVNGEEKQRSDISQLIWSVGETVAYLSTLFELFPGDLIFTGTPEGVGAVVKGDLLKGGVEGIGDFSVRVV from the coding sequence ATGAGTTACGTGTTTCCTCCGGCGCCCGCAGCGGCGGTGCCAGTCGACGGTTCGAGCGTGCAATTCCCGGTGCGCCGCATTTACTGCGTCGGCCGCAATTACGAAGCGCACGCGCGTGAAATGGGCCACGACCCAGACCGCGAACCGCCGTTCTTCTTCAGCAAGCCCGCCGATGCCGTGCTGTATGTCGCGCCGGGAGCCACGGGCGAGTTTCCGTATCCGTCGCAGACGAAAAACCTGCACTTCGAGATGGAACTCGTCGCCGCTATCGGCAAGCAGGGCAAGGACATTCCCGCCGACGAGGCGCTCGATTACGTCTACGGTTACGCGCTCGGCCTCGACATGACGCGTCGCGACTTGCAAGCCGAAGCAAAGAAAATGGGGCGCCCGTGGGATACCGCGAAGGGTTTCGACCGCTCCGCGCCCATCGGTCCGATTCATCCGGTATCGAAAGTCGGGCATCTGGAAAAAAGCGCGATCTGGCTGACCGTCAACGGCGAGGAAAAGCAGCGCTCCGACATCTCGCAGCTGATCTGGTCGGTCGGCGAGACGGTGGCTTACCTTTCCACGCTTTTCGAACTCTTCCCTGGCGATCTCATTTTCACCGGCACGCCCGAAGGCGTCGGCGCGGTGGTGAAGGGCGATCTGCTCAAGGGTGGCGTGGAAGGTATCGGCGATTTCTCCGTGCGCGTGGTTTGA
- the maiA gene encoding maleylacetoacetate isomerase — protein sequence MKLYSYFRSSAAYRVRIALNLKGLGYEYEGVHLLREGGQQLKPEYRALNPDGIVPTLVDGADVLTQSLSIIEYLEETHPQPPLLPERPVDRAFVRSVALQVACEIHPLDNLRVLKYLKHEVKTPDDVKDAWYRHWVEAGFESLEKRLARDERVGALTFGDTPTVADLCIVPQVFNARRFGIDLNAYPTITRIADHAGQIDAFARAAPGQQPDAE from the coding sequence GTGAAGCTCTATAGCTACTTTCGCAGCTCGGCGGCGTATCGGGTGCGTATCGCGTTGAATCTGAAGGGGCTCGGCTACGAGTACGAGGGCGTTCATCTGCTGCGCGAAGGCGGTCAGCAACTGAAGCCCGAATACCGCGCGCTCAATCCGGACGGCATCGTGCCGACGCTCGTCGATGGCGCTGACGTGCTCACGCAGTCGCTCTCGATCATCGAGTATCTGGAGGAGACGCATCCGCAGCCGCCGCTGTTGCCCGAGCGCCCGGTGGATCGCGCGTTCGTGCGTTCGGTCGCGCTGCAGGTCGCGTGCGAGATTCATCCGCTCGACAATCTGCGCGTGCTCAAATACCTCAAGCACGAAGTGAAGACGCCTGATGACGTGAAGGACGCCTGGTACCGGCACTGGGTGGAGGCGGGGTTCGAGTCGCTTGAGAAGCGGCTGGCGCGCGACGAGCGCGTCGGCGCGCTCACTTTCGGCGATACCCCGACCGTCGCCGATTTGTGCATCGTGCCGCAGGTGTTCAATGCGCGACGCTTCGGTATCGATCTGAATGCGTATCCGACGATCACGCGCATTGCCGATCACGCCGGCCAGATCGACGCCTTTGCGCGCGCCGCGCCTGGCCAGCAACCGGACGCCGAATGA
- a CDS encoding LysE/ArgO family amino acid transporter, with product MTAVIPAGALSSYLSGAGLGASLIVAIGAQNAFVLRQGLKRQHVGIVVAICAAIDVMLIGLGIGGMGALIQRAPVLLDVIRWAGAAFVFLYGVRAFLAAWRGPGHLNASERDSQTAAGAAATVFALSLLNPHVYLDTVVLLGGIGARYAWPGNAWFAAGAMCSSVVWFTALGYGARLLKPWFEKDVSWRVLDVIVGCVMWWIAGTLVVAR from the coding sequence ATGACGGCAGTGATTCCGGCGGGTGCGCTGTCGAGTTATCTGTCGGGCGCGGGTTTGGGCGCGAGTCTGATCGTCGCGATCGGCGCGCAGAACGCGTTCGTGTTGCGGCAGGGGCTGAAACGCCAGCACGTGGGAATTGTCGTGGCGATCTGCGCGGCTATCGACGTCATGTTGATCGGGCTTGGCATTGGCGGAATGGGCGCGCTGATCCAGCGCGCACCGGTTCTACTCGACGTGATTCGCTGGGCGGGCGCGGCTTTCGTCTTTCTCTACGGCGTGCGGGCGTTTCTCGCGGCGTGGCGCGGGCCGGGACATTTGAATGCCTCGGAGCGCGATTCGCAGACGGCGGCTGGCGCGGCGGCAACGGTTTTTGCGTTGTCGCTGCTCAATCCGCATGTTTATTTGGATACCGTGGTGCTGCTGGGCGGAATCGGGGCGCGCTATGCGTGGCCGGGAAACGCGTGGTTCGCGGCGGGCGCGATGTGTTCGTCGGTCGTCTGGTTCACGGCGCTGGGGTACGGCGCGCGGTTGCTAAAACCGTGGTTCGAGAAAGACGTGTCGTGGCGCGTGCTGGATGTGATCGTCGGCTGCGTGATGTGGTGGATTGCGGGGACGTTGGTGGTGGCGCGGTGA
- the ybiB gene encoding DNA-binding protein YbiB — protein sequence MTETETPANHFACARYIKEIGRGPNGARALSRDDTYALYEAMLDGRVSDIELGAVLLAYRVKGETSAELAAMLAAAHRSFEPLHVQEGREHARPVSIPSYNGARKQPNLTPLLSLLLAREGVPVLVHGVVDDPGRVTSAAIFGELGIPHAASRDEIEDSLASRRLAFAPIASLAPKLARLLKLRRVMGVRNSTHTLVKILQPFADPGLRLVNYTHPEYRESLTGLFTEHPDAAAGGALLARGTEGEAVADTRRQVQVDWFHDGHAETLISPEHSQPDAPPIDLPESLDAAITARWIESVMRGDVPVPPAIARQVEVIAGIVRKPV from the coding sequence ATGACAGAGACAGAAACCCCCGCCAACCATTTTGCCTGCGCACGCTACATCAAGGAAATCGGCCGCGGGCCGAACGGCGCGCGCGCATTGTCCCGCGACGACACCTACGCGCTCTACGAAGCCATGCTCGACGGCCGCGTGTCCGATATCGAACTCGGCGCCGTGCTGCTCGCTTATCGCGTGAAGGGCGAGACATCAGCCGAACTCGCCGCGATGCTTGCCGCCGCGCATCGCTCGTTCGAGCCGCTGCACGTGCAGGAAGGCCGCGAGCATGCGCGGCCCGTGTCGATTCCAAGTTACAACGGCGCGCGCAAGCAGCCCAATCTCACGCCGCTCCTGTCGCTTTTGCTCGCGCGCGAAGGCGTGCCGGTGCTGGTGCATGGTGTCGTCGACGATCCCGGCCGCGTGACGAGCGCCGCGATTTTCGGCGAACTCGGCATTCCGCACGCGGCTTCCCGCGACGAAATCGAGGATAGTCTCGCGTCCCGCCGGCTCGCGTTCGCGCCGATCGCCTCGCTCGCGCCGAAGCTCGCGCGGCTTTTGAAACTGCGCCGCGTGATGGGCGTGCGCAATTCGACGCACACGCTCGTGAAGATTCTTCAGCCGTTCGCCGATCCGGGCTTGCGGCTCGTGAACTACACGCATCCGGAATATCGCGAAAGCCTGACCGGGCTTTTCACCGAGCATCCGGACGCCGCTGCCGGCGGTGCGCTGCTCGCGCGCGGCACGGAAGGCGAAGCGGTGGCAGACACGCGCCGGCAAGTCCAGGTCGACTGGTTCCACGACGGCCACGCGGAAACGCTGATTTCGCCCGAACATTCGCAACCGGATGCGCCGCCCATCGATTTGCCCGAATCGCTCGATGCCGCGATTACCGCGCGCTGGATCGAAAGCGTGATGCGCGGCGACGTGCCCGTGCCGCCCGCCATCGCGCGTCAGGTGGAAGTCATCGCCGGGATCGTGCGAAAGCCGGTCTGA
- the ftsY gene encoding signal recognition particle-docking protein FtsY produces MFSFFKRFKKPADEPLDTPEEDNLEADDDGSSVALEDEASGEHVHGEDAAASNTQAIRGDAAASAEHVHGGNAKPHQAEAANTSSHRAPAPSAAEPTQYWQGRTESQWLRAPETDQASEEIMPPPEPDPAARKSWLARLRNGLSKTSTSLTGIFVGAKIDEDLYEELEAALMMSDAGVDATEYLLESLREKVRAERLTDATQVKAALRVLLIDLLRPLEKSLMLGRAQPLVMMIAGVNGVGKTTSIGKLAKHLQHFNQSVLLAAGDTFRAAAREQLTVWGERNNVMVIAQESGDAAAVIFDAVGAARARKIDVMMADTAGRLPTQLHLMEELRKVRRVIAKAMPDAPHEVLLVIDANTGQNALAQVKAFDDALGLTGLIVTKLDGTAKGGILAAIARQRPIPVYFIGVGEKVEDLQPFSAEEFADALLG; encoded by the coding sequence ATGTTCAGCTTCTTCAAACGATTCAAAAAGCCGGCTGACGAGCCGCTCGACACGCCGGAAGAGGACAACCTCGAAGCGGACGACGATGGATCCTCGGTTGCATTAGAGGACGAGGCGTCGGGCGAGCATGTTCATGGTGAAGACGCGGCGGCCTCGAACACGCAAGCTATTCGCGGCGACGCGGCGGCGTCTGCCGAACATGTTCATGGCGGCAACGCGAAGCCGCATCAGGCTGAAGCTGCAAACACTTCATCACATCGAGCACCGGCGCCTTCGGCCGCCGAACCTACGCAATACTGGCAAGGCCGCACTGAATCTCAATGGCTGCGCGCGCCCGAGACCGATCAGGCGAGCGAGGAAATCATGCCGCCGCCCGAGCCCGATCCGGCCGCGCGCAAGTCCTGGCTCGCGCGTCTGCGCAATGGGTTATCGAAGACGAGCACGAGCCTCACGGGAATCTTCGTCGGCGCGAAGATCGACGAAGATCTCTACGAGGAGCTCGAAGCCGCGCTTATGATGTCCGACGCGGGCGTCGATGCCACCGAATATCTGCTTGAATCCTTGCGCGAAAAAGTGCGCGCCGAGCGTTTGACGGACGCCACGCAAGTGAAGGCCGCACTGCGCGTGCTCTTGATCGACTTGCTGCGTCCGCTCGAAAAGTCGCTGATGCTCGGCCGCGCCCAACCGCTCGTGATGATGATCGCGGGTGTGAACGGCGTCGGCAAGACGACGAGCATCGGCAAGCTGGCGAAGCATCTGCAGCATTTCAATCAGTCGGTGCTGCTCGCCGCCGGGGACACGTTCCGCGCCGCCGCGCGCGAACAGCTCACGGTCTGGGGCGAGCGCAACAACGTGATGGTGATCGCGCAGGAAAGCGGCGACGCGGCCGCCGTCATCTTCGACGCCGTGGGCGCTGCCCGCGCGCGCAAGATCGACGTGATGATGGCCGACACCGCCGGCCGCCTGCCGACGCAGTTGCATTTGATGGAAGAACTGCGCAAGGTGCGCCGAGTGATCGCCAAGGCGATGCCCGACGCGCCCCACGAAGTGCTGCTCGTGATCGATGCCAACACGGGACAGAACGCCCTCGCGCAAGTGAAGGCTTTCGACGATGCGCTCGGCTTGACGGGTCTTATCGTGACCAAGCTGGACGGCACGGCGAAAGGTGGCATTCTCGCGGCTATCGCGCGTCAGCGGCCGATTCCGGTGTATTTCATCGGCGTTGGAGAAAAGGTCGAGGATTTGCAGCCGTTCAGCGCGGAGGAGTTCGCGGACGCGTTGTTGGGGTGA
- a CDS encoding Fic family protein: MIDQSLLLAIVQCVAQRIEAGDPGVSAGVIEASIGPWSRPTVNRALARLVAKGSLERQGAGRSTIYRTTNSSSLVEVQEELRGPAGTRYRALDDEARNLIAALSAPLGMRQPVSYQRSFVDAYRPNFGGLLPAALAEDLYSKGKSQDQQPAGTYARKVLEQLLIDLSWSSSRLEGNQKTLLDTRELFERGRTETDDRDATMLLNHKEAIEFMVDAVPTEGMTVPVVRNLQSLLMRDLLPDAADLGAIRSKIVSIHGSVYMPSQVPKLLEEMLSQIIDKATRIHNPVEAAFFVWVNLVYLQPFVEGNKRTSRLSANMPLMLSNCAPLSFLDVEQSDYALAMIGVYERLDVTLAIDLFEWTYRRSIDKYQVIVESMSGPDPLRARYREQLGEAIRQIVFFGSTLNQAVEGAGLSETDMAAFNGMLRTELEHLEAFNCARYRLPMIKTQEWIDKGRRF, from the coding sequence ATGATCGACCAATCGCTTCTTCTAGCCATCGTCCAGTGCGTAGCGCAACGCATCGAGGCGGGTGATCCCGGTGTTTCTGCTGGCGTCATCGAGGCAAGCATCGGGCCGTGGTCCAGACCGACAGTCAACCGCGCTCTGGCCCGGCTGGTCGCGAAAGGCTCACTGGAGCGACAAGGCGCGGGAAGGTCGACCATCTATCGAACGACCAATTCTTCGTCGTTGGTCGAGGTGCAAGAGGAGCTCCGCGGGCCTGCCGGTACACGCTATCGTGCGTTGGATGACGAAGCGCGGAATCTGATTGCCGCGCTGTCGGCTCCGCTGGGAATGCGACAACCTGTCTCCTATCAACGCTCATTTGTCGATGCTTATCGGCCGAATTTCGGCGGTCTACTGCCCGCCGCTCTAGCCGAAGATCTGTATTCAAAAGGCAAGTCGCAGGATCAACAGCCTGCCGGAACATATGCGCGAAAAGTTTTGGAACAACTGCTCATCGACTTGTCATGGTCGTCATCGCGACTCGAAGGCAATCAGAAGACCCTGCTAGATACGCGAGAACTGTTCGAAAGGGGACGAACGGAAACCGATGACCGCGACGCGACCATGCTTTTGAATCACAAGGAAGCGATCGAATTCATGGTCGATGCGGTTCCCACCGAAGGCATGACGGTGCCTGTCGTTCGAAATTTGCAGAGTCTGCTCATGCGCGATCTTCTGCCGGATGCAGCCGATCTCGGTGCTATCCGAAGCAAGATCGTTAGCATTCATGGGTCGGTGTACATGCCGAGTCAGGTGCCGAAGCTGCTCGAAGAGATGCTTTCGCAAATCATCGATAAAGCGACTCGAATCCATAATCCTGTGGAAGCAGCGTTTTTCGTTTGGGTGAATCTCGTGTATCTGCAGCCTTTCGTCGAAGGGAACAAGCGCACTAGTCGCCTGAGCGCAAATATGCCGCTCATGTTGTCGAATTGCGCACCCTTGTCCTTCCTCGACGTCGAGCAAAGCGATTACGCGCTGGCGATGATAGGCGTCTACGAGCGACTCGACGTCACTTTGGCAATCGATTTGTTCGAGTGGACCTACCGCCGCTCGATCGATAAATATCAGGTCATCGTCGAGTCCATGAGCGGCCCAGACCCGTTGAGAGCCCGCTATCGTGAGCAGCTTGGTGAAGCGATTCGACAGATCGTGTTTTTCGGTTCTACCTTGAATCAGGCAGTCGAAGGCGCAGGCTTATCCGAAACCGATATGGCCGCTTTCAACGGAATGCTCAGGACAGAACTCGAGCACCTCGAAGCGTTCAACTGTGCAAGATATCGTCTCCCGATGATCAAGACACAGGAATGGATAGACAAAGGACGCCGCTTCTAG